A region of Roseobacter litoralis Och 149 DNA encodes the following proteins:
- the tuf gene encoding elongation factor Tu, which yields MAKAKFERNKPHVNIGTIGHVDHGKTTLTAAITKYFGDFQAYDQIDGAPEEKARGITISTAHVEYETEARHYAHVDCPGHADYVKNMITGAAQMDGAILVVNAADGPMPQTREHILLGRQVGIPTMVVFMNKVDQVDDEELLELVEMEIRELLSSYDYPGDDIPVIPGSALAAMEGRDPEIGEEAIRKLMAAVDEFIPTPERAIDQPFLMPVEDVFSISGRGTVVTGRVERGVINVGDNIEIVGIKDTQTTTCTGVEMFRKLLDRGEAGDNIGALLRGIDREAVERGQVLCKPGSVKPHTKFEAEAYILTKDEGGRHTPFFANYRPQFYFRTTDVTGTVQLAEGTEMVMPGDNVSFGVELIAPIAMEQGLRFAIREGGRTVGAGVVSKITE from the coding sequence ATGGCAAAGGCAAAGTTTGAACGTAATAAACCGCATGTTAACATTGGCACGATTGGTCACGTTGACCACGGCAAGACGACGCTGACGGCTGCGATTACGAAGTATTTTGGTGATTTTCAGGCGTATGACCAGATTGATGGCGCGCCTGAGGAGAAAGCCCGCGGGATCACGATCTCGACAGCGCACGTTGAGTATGAAACCGAAGCGCGTCACTACGCGCACGTGGATTGCCCCGGTCACGCGGATTACGTCAAGAACATGATCACTGGTGCTGCGCAGATGGACGGCGCGATCCTGGTTGTGAACGCGGCCGACGGCCCGATGCCCCAGACGCGCGAGCACATCCTCTTGGGCCGCCAGGTTGGCATCCCGACGATGGTTGTTTTCATGAACAAAGTGGATCAGGTCGACGACGAGGAACTGCTCGAGCTGGTCGAGATGGAAATCCGCGAATTGCTGTCTTCCTATGACTATCCGGGCGACGACATTCCTGTGATCCCCGGCTCCGCGCTGGCGGCGATGGAAGGGCGTGATCCAGAGATCGGCGAAGAGGCGATCCGCAAGCTGATGGCCGCCGTGGATGAGTTCATCCCGACGCCTGAGCGTGCGATTGACCAGCCGTTCCTGATGCCGGTTGAGGACGTGTTCTCGATTTCCGGTCGCGGGACTGTTGTGACGGGCCGTGTTGAGCGTGGCGTGATCAATGTTGGCGACAACATCGAGATCGTGGGGATCAAGGACACCCAGACCACAACATGTACGGGTGTTGAGATGTTCCGCAAGCTGCTGGATCGCGGTGAAGCCGGCGACAACATCGGCGCATTGCTGCGCGGTATCGACCGTGAAGCGGTTGAGCGTGGTCAGGTTCTGTGCAAGCCGGGTTCGGTCAAGCCACACACCAAGTTCGAAGCCGAGGCCTATATCCTCACCAAGGACGAGGGCGGCCGCCACACGCCGTTCTTTGCGAACTATCGCCCCCAGTTCTACTTCCGCACAACGGATGTGACGGGCACGGTTCAGCTGGCCGAGGGCACTGAAATGGTGATGCCGGGCGACAACGTGAGCTTTGGTGTTGAGCTGATCGCACCGATCGCGATGGAGCAGGGCCTGCGCTTTGCGATCCGCGAAGGCGGCCGCACCGTCGGCGCCGGCGTCGTGTCCAAAATCACCGAGTAA
- a CDS encoding cytochrome P450, which yields MAKDELTDKGRIPVRVPLVNAPVGILKSWQMMRENVLNIIPEQATEQPVVSGKTAKRWHMVMDPAAIQRMLLDRVEDYPKSTVTKNLLRPAIGESLFIAEGAHWRWQRRASAPVFSHRNVAALGPVMTAAADRTSQRVAQAGPRAVNMLDEMITATFDVIAEVTFSDDGSFDRQAVHDALETYVNDAGRISLLDVLGLPDWIPRPGRTTASAEMTQMKQDADAAIEARAARGPGDVPDLLDLLLTSQDPKSGRSMTTSELRDNLLTFIVAGHETTALTLAWSFYLCAFDQDVQDKARAEAQDVLGGRAATTTDVDHLPYIRQIIDEALRLYPPAGVVSRTAQKPDTLCGADIQPEDTVMIPIYALGRHKLLWENPDQFDPDRFEDRKSIKRYAYLPFGDGPRICIGASFAVQEAVIILATLLSRFRFTPVRGRDPKPVMVITLRPEGGVWLMAEPV from the coding sequence ATGGCAAAGGACGAATTGACTGATAAAGGCCGCATACCCGTGCGCGTTCCATTGGTAAATGCGCCTGTTGGCATTCTGAAGAGCTGGCAGATGATGCGCGAGAATGTGCTCAACATCATTCCCGAACAGGCGACTGAGCAGCCCGTTGTCTCTGGCAAGACCGCAAAGCGCTGGCATATGGTGATGGACCCTGCCGCGATCCAGCGGATGTTGCTGGACCGTGTCGAAGATTATCCGAAATCCACCGTCACGAAAAACCTGTTGCGCCCGGCGATAGGCGAGTCGCTCTTTATTGCGGAAGGTGCGCATTGGCGCTGGCAGCGGCGTGCCTCGGCTCCGGTGTTTTCGCACCGCAACGTCGCAGCCCTTGGCCCCGTGATGACGGCTGCGGCAGATCGCACATCACAACGGGTGGCGCAGGCAGGTCCGCGCGCAGTGAACATGCTGGATGAGATGATCACGGCCACCTTTGATGTGATTGCCGAAGTCACGTTTTCCGACGACGGCAGTTTTGACCGACAGGCGGTGCATGACGCCCTTGAGACTTATGTGAACGATGCGGGTCGGATTTCGCTGCTGGACGTGCTGGGCCTGCCCGATTGGATTCCCCGCCCCGGTCGTACAACCGCTTCGGCGGAAATGACGCAGATGAAACAGGACGCAGATGCTGCGATTGAGGCCCGCGCCGCACGGGGGCCCGGCGATGTTCCCGACCTGCTTGATCTCCTGTTGACCAGCCAAGACCCAAAATCGGGTCGTTCGATGACAACGAGCGAATTGCGTGACAATCTGCTGACCTTTATCGTGGCAGGGCACGAGACAACCGCGCTCACGCTGGCATGGTCGTTTTACCTCTGCGCCTTCGATCAGGATGTTCAGGACAAAGCGCGCGCCGAAGCGCAGGACGTTCTGGGTGGGCGCGCCGCGACGACCACTGATGTCGACCACCTGCCCTACATCCGCCAGATCATTGACGAAGCCTTGCGGCTTTACCCGCCTGCGGGGGTTGTCTCGCGCACAGCGCAAAAGCCTGACACCCTGTGCGGGGCTGACATCCAACCCGAAGACACGGTCATGATCCCCATCTATGCGCTGGGGCGTCACAAGCTGCTTTGGGAAAACCCGGACCAATTCGATCCGGACCGCTTCGAGGATCGGAAATCAATTAAACGATACGCTTATCTGCCCTTTGGCGATGGGCCGCGCATTTGCATCGGTGCGTCCTTTGCGGTGCAGGAGGCGGTGATCATCCTTGCCACGTTGTTGTCACGGTTCCGCTTCACACCCGTTAGGGGCCGTGATCCGAAACCCGTGATGGTCATCACCCTGCGTCCCGAGGGCGGTGTGTGGCTGATGGCCGAACCGGTCTGA